In Lemur catta isolate mLemCat1 chromosome 5, mLemCat1.pri, whole genome shotgun sequence, the genomic stretch gtgatcttcttgcctcagcctcccaagcagctagggttacaggtgcttgccactatgcccagctaatgttttttagaaacgaggtcttactatgttgcccaggctggtctggaactcctggcctcaagcaatcctccctgacctcagcttcccaaagtgctgggattataggtgtgagccactgcacctggtgtTTATCTGCTGAACACGAGGGAAAGGTTGAGAGCAGAAGTGTGTAGAAATAGTTTATTACAGCTGGTGAAACAAATGCTTAAAAGGAGTTAAATGAGCAGCACTGAAGGCCAGCTGAGGTTATACATAGAATTTCACTTACTCCCAGTCCTAACTTTGTTTAGCCATGTTCCTCATCCCCAAACATATAGATGAAAGCAGAAGAACGAGGTTATTCTCTGGATGGGTTTGGCATGGCTGGCATGGCAGAAGGTTAAGGAGGTCAGGAGTTACTTCTGGAACAGTGGAGAGGATCATTTAAATGGCTGAGCCATGAAGTTCATATCATGGTAGAGAGCTTGTTAAGGTATTTGTAGTAAGTTACTAAGACTTTTGATTTCCTTTAACactatttatcattttctcttcctgaagAAGTACCCTTAGAAAAGAGGCTCTCAGAAGGTTCATCTGTTAAGAAGATAAAGAAGGTAGTGGACGCAGAGCCTCCTGAGCTTTTCAGGCCCTAAATGGCTGAAGAATTAAGAAAGCTTTCAGCCTCATCTCCACCAAATCACGCTCCTGAAGAGGACCTTGTAATTGTCAAGGTAGAGGAGGATCATGGTTGGGACCAGGAATCTAGTCTGCATGAAAGTAACCCTCCTGGCCAAGAACTGTTCCGCCTGCGCTTCAGGCAGTTATGTTACCAGGAGACACTAGGACCCCGAGAAGCTCTGATCCAACTCCGGGCACTTTGCCATCAGTGGCTGAGGCCAGATTTGAACACCAAGGAGCAGATCCTGGAGCTGCTGGTGCTGGAGCAGTTCTTGACCATCCTACCTGAGGAGCTCCAGACTCTGGTTAAGGAACATCAGCTAGAGAACGGAGAGGAGGTGGTGACTCTGTTAGAGGATTTGGAAAGGCAGATTGATATACTGGGACGACCAGTAAGTAGAAGGAGTTGTGCATGCTGTGACTGGGAGTCCTGGAAGCTGGGAAGAGGGACATTGGCATCACAGTGGGAGAGCAATCACCAAATGCTTAGTATCAGTTTCTGTTGGATAAGGACAAAAATAGTTATAGTGTAGTATGGCTTGTATTTGtagagttctttttatttttgtaaagggtattaatccattttttttcctcataacaTCCCTACAGCGTATTATTGCTCCTCTTTGCCACGAGGCTTAAATTACTTTTTCAGTGACATCCAAATAATTGAATGTAGATTTGAGGTCAGAACCCAGGCTTCATAGTTCCTTACCAAAAGGTCTTTTTCATTGCATAGCactattttaagtttctttcttttttttattcttttcccctgCCTTGGGAACTTAAAATATTGTTGTTCTGTGTAGCAGGGAGGGCATCAGCAGAAATATGTTCCTTCAGTACTAAGCAGAAATGATACCTTTCTTTGTGTGTTAGTCTACATGTTTGTGTTCCTTACTGTCCCTGGGAAGTAAATGAGATTCCGCTGCTTCCTTCCTCAAGCATGTATCCCTATAGATGTGCTCGTGGTCCTCTCATGTTGTTCACTTCATTTCATGAAAAGATTCTTTGTAATCGGTCTCATTGTTTCCAGATCCCAGCTCGTGTACATGGACATAGGGTACTCTGGGAGGAAGTGATAGATTCAGAATCTGCACCAGAGGTTCCAAGTACTCAGCGCCAACCTGCAGCAATCCAGCATAAATCTCCAGTGTCCCAAGAGCCACAAGAGAGAGGTGAGGAGCCAGATTTCAATGATGAAGAGGGGGGAAGTAGTAAGAAAAGAAGTACATTTGGGATACCTGGAGAACCAGGAACTAAAATCTTGTTCATATTCCAGTCCCAGTATCTGTGCTTAAATACTTATCTGGGCTTCAAACACAGACTATTCATCTCAATGATAAACCCATGAACAAACTAAAGGATTTGGGGATTTTTATGTATCAACACATTTTTGTTATCTAGTACATTGACAACATAGGCATTTTTGAGGTTTTGCTGGTATCATCATACcgctttattttcaaatatttcagtagGCATTTCCTCAGACAAGGGCATTTCTTAAATAACCACAATAAATTTATCACAAGTAAGAAATTGATcattggctgggtatggtggcacatgcctgtaatcctagcactctgggaggctgagacaggaggattgcttgagctcaggagttcgagaccagcctgagcaagagtgagacccccatctctaccaaaaatagaaaaattagccgggcgttgtggcacacacctgtcccagctactcgggaggctgaggcaagaggatcccttgagcccagcagtttgagattatagtgagctatgataacactaCTGTAGTCtatctggggtgacagagtgagactctgtctcaaaaagaaaagaaaagaaaaaagtaacattgatacaatactaaTCTAGTCCACAGTTTATATTGTGccagttgtcccaataatgttCTTTCTGGTCCAGTCTAGTCCAAGATCACACTTTGCaattagttgtcatgtctctttagtctcctttaatttgGAATagtttctcaacctttttctgcctttcatgatcttgacatttttgaagagtacaggtgtgttattttgtagaatggcTGCAATTTGGGTTTGCATGATGTTTCCTTATGTTTAGATTCAGGTTGTATGTATTTGTCAGGAACACCTCACCCTGCCGAGTATATACAACATAAATCTCAATAAGTGATGTTGTACTCCTCAGAGATACAACAGGAATTTGTCCTGTTATTGGTGATATATCTTTGATGACTTAGTTAAGGTTAGTTTTGCAAAGTTAATCATTGTAAAGTTATCTTTCCCATTGTGCTTAATAAGCACTTGTGAGGAGATACACTTGAGTCTGTGTAAATATCCTAGTCCTCATTAAACTTTTGTTGCTGAAACACTAGTTTTAGTACTCCTTGATGCTTGTTGACTAAATCATTGATTACAAAGATGGTTATAGTGATTTTCTAACTGTCATTCCTCCtacatttatttgttgtttattgtaagggaaagtgttcctttctccccattttattttattattattatttgtcagtATAGACTGATAAATTCCTATTTGTATCATAAGTATTCtgttattatctttgttttgatGTTTAAATTATCTCAGATTTGGCCAGAGGAGGTCCCTTCAATCTGGGTCCTATgtctttttgacattttcctatcagtttttgcaaattttcttactttcttgcAGAATGAGATGTTCCAGTCTCATCTTCCCtcctatttcatattttttcatttatgtggTTGATAATAGtttgttttatatgtatgaatttttaatatttctaaagaagTACAAAACACTTTAATAATATTCTTATCTAAAGTCATAACACTTGTTGCCTGAGACACAATAATCTCTGTTGATTTTGGTAATAAGCTGTCTGATATCTATAGGAAGCAAATACTAGCAGCCATGATAGGCATTTCAGAAAGGTAAATGAGTTAGTACAGATATATTGGTTCTTGTATTCAGTTTGTCAAGAGAGCAGGACTTAAAGAAATGACTGTACACAAGCACAAAGATAGAAATAGTTTTAGTGTTagagaagaaattgaaaagtGATTCCTGTTAGGAAACCAGTATACTTTCTATTTTTGGGTATAACTTCTGGCTGAGTTCAGGGACATCAAAGTATAAATGTTTTGCGGGCAACCATAGGTTTGAGCTCAGAATCCAAGGTATCAACACTTCATATGCAAAATCTTTGACGTGCATATCTGTTGAAATACAGGTAATTTGGAATGGGTGAGTGCTGGCTCCCACAACCACAAGACAGGGCTGGTCTCACTCACagctcctttcccttctctcagcCTTATCTGCTTCTCAGAGTCCTACCCCTTCCCAGAAAGGAAGTTCTGGAGACCAGGAAATGACAGCTACACTTCTAACAGCAGGGTTCCAGGTGAGTTGTGCTCTTTCTCACTGAAATCCCATAACTCTGCTTGGCAGTGTTTGTGGCATCTATGCTATGTCTGGACTGTTTGTGATAGTACCTACCCAAGAACTTGCCCCAAATTCTTTAGCATAGAGCTAGATTGATCCTGGATTTCCCCCCAATAAATTGAATGcactttcctcttcttcctggttATTCAGATCCCTTTGTACAATACATACACATCTCTTAATCCTATCCCAACACTGGTGGATCTCTGTAGGTTTGAGCTGTGGAGCAGTCCCAGTCCCCAAATGGGAATCTTGTTGTATTTCAGACTTTGGAGAAGATTGAAGACATGGCTGTGTCCCTTATTCGAGAGGAGTGGCTTCTTGATCCATCACAGAAGGATCTGAGTAGAGCTAACAAGCCAGAGAATTACAGAAACATGTTCTCCCTGGGTAAGGAGAGCTGTggtttattattatcatttaagatgttttatttatttttttaatgtgtatggTAGCTATGAGCTTTCTGAAAGACATAGTTGAGTTTAAACTCAGGATCCAACAGAGGGATAGAGTGTTGAAACGTAATGAAACTTTTGTTCTTCAGTCAGGAACTTACTTACAGTTTGTACCTGGCTATTGGTCTGTTTGCCAGTTGGAAATTGACATCTCTCTAGTTCTTTCTGAGTTCACCCATCTCTTCTCCCAGTTCCTATAGGATTCTTACATCGATTTTTCTCACTTAAACCTATTGtgcctcttttatttattttttttttttctttttcttgagagagacaatctcactctgttgcccaggctagagtgaagtggtgctatcatagctcactgcaacctcgaactcctgggctcaagtgatcctcttgcttcaccctctcaagtagctaggactacaggcacatgccactacatctgtattttttatagagatggggtcttgctatgttgcccaggctggtcttaaactcctggcctcaagtgatcctgctgcctcagcctcccaaagtgttgggattacaggtgtgggccactgtgcctggctgtccCTCTGTTTTAATGACTGGAACATTTGTGCATTTCTGTCCCATTCATTAGTTCTTTTAGTACTTCCATATTCTATCCCACTTCCCAACTTCTACTTCATCTCACTAGATTCCTTCCTGACTTTACTTCCCCTTCCAATAACCCTCTTTTTTCATGGTACCTCTTTCCCAATCGGCCTGTGTTACTTCTGTCTGACCCTGCTTATTATCTCCCCCTATTAAGAAACCATTTTGAAGACAGAAGCTTTGTGTTTACTTATACACGTTTCATATgtactttccttttcctcttcatttcctttACATTGGCTTGatgtttattacatttttatttcaggtgGTGAGACCAGGAATGAGAACAGGGAATTAGCTTCAAAACAGGTAATATCTACTGGAATCCAACCACATGGAGAGACAGCTGCCAAATGCAACGGGGATGTTATCAGGGGTCTTGAGCATGGAGAAGTCCGAGACCTTCTGGGCAGATTAGAGAGGCAGCGGGGAAATCCTACACAAGAGAGACGACATAAATGTGATGAATGTGGGAAAAGCTTTGCTCAGAGCTCAGGCCTTGTTCGCCACTGGAGAatccacactggggagaaaccctATCAGTGTAATGTGTGTGGTAAAGCCTTCAGTTACAGGTCAGCCCTTCTTTCCCATCAGGATATTCACAACAAAGTAAAACGCTATCACTGTAAGGAGTGTGGTAAAGCCTTCAGTCAAAACACAGGCCTGATCTTGCACCAGAGaatccacactggggagaagccaTATCAGTGCAATCAGTGTGGGAAGGCTTTCAGTCAGAGTGCGGGCCTTATTCTGCACCAGAGAATCCACAGTGGGGAGAGGCCCTATGAATGTAATGAgtgtgggaaagctttcagtcaTAGCTCACACCTCATTGgacatcagagaatccacactggggagaagccctATGAGTGTGATGAGTGTGGGAAAACCTTCAGGCGGAGCTCACATCTTATTGGCCATCAGAGAAGccacactggggagaaaccctacaaatgcaATGAGTGTGGGAGGGCTTTCAGTCAGAAATCAGGCCTTATtgaacatcagagaatccacactggagaaagaccctataaatgtaaagaatgtgggaaagctttcaatGGGAACACTGGTCTCATTCAACATCTGAGAATCCACACAGGGGAGAAACCCTATCAATGTAAtgagtgtgggaaagcctttattCAGAGGTCAAGTCTCATTCGACATCAGAGAATCCACAGTGGTGAAAAATCTGAATCCATAGGAGTTTATGAAAAGCTTCAGTCATAGTTTGAGCATTATTCAGCATTAGAGGGTGAGAGGTCTTTAGTAAAAAGGCAGAAAGTTTATCATCGTTGCAACTTTAGTGTCAGAATCTATAGTGGTGGCAAAGTTAGAATAGCTCTTCAGTAGTTTGGGCCCAGTGCCTTGATGCACGTTGAttagcttgactgttgttggagGTATCTAGTGGAGTGGTGCTCCTGATGGCCTAATGTATCCTTTAGAAATTTAACATAGCATTAGAGCAAGTTGCTTGTCATGACTTGAGGCACTTAACTTTGTCTTTTGGGTGAGTAGCTATAGGTTTGAAAGGCTGCTACTCCTAGTTCCTCTGTTTCCTCTCATGTCCTGTAAAGCCCTTCTCCCATTTATTCTCCTGGGGGTGTCCTTGTACTCCCAATATGATCTAAGAAGCTGCTCTAGAGTCCAAAGCAGCCTCTAGGTGAAACTTATATTTAGCTTTCTAAGATCCTAGTTCTAGGAACATTTTTATAGACACTTAATGTATTTATGCTTAAGTgtgcattttttaattctaatgttCCTTCAAGTCAGTGGAAATCCATATTCCCATGCAAACTCAGAATGCTATATTTTTAACAGCACTCGagcatttttcttcatatatctcCTTCACTGACTCCACTCAGTCACTGAGCATCTGTATGTATCCTTCATGGTCCCCAGTCCCAGTACCTGTGTCAGCAAAGGAAGTGGACACAGTAGTGGTGGTTATGGGAGTGATACAGAGAAAGAGGTGAGTGTAGATTCAGCCCAGCTGCTCTTAAGCTTGGATAGTTGTCCCTTTTGGTGACTTCTGACTCTCCTTCCACCTCCCTACTGTACACTGTGTTACAAATAGAGATTTATGTTATTCTAGTTATAGCATCAgataagaggaggaagagacagaggtgcttgaagaagacataaaaatccttaCAAAGAATGTACTTTAATCCTTTTGGGCCCATTATGGTACTACTCTCTCAGATTCCTATGAGCCTGCGTAAGCTCCCTGACTAGATGGTCTGTCACTCTTGTCATTACTTTGGACCCACCTCCTTAGATGGCCTCAGCACCTTACTCATTATTCTCCATCTATTTCTTGCTAtcagtttatataattttaatatccaTAGTGGTAATCTAATACCTTACCTCACAATTCCTCATTGTGAATTCTGGTGTACTCTATCTATAATCCATGAATGTAATCTACCAACAAATACAAACTATTAAACTCATTATCACCAGGCACTATGTTTCATCTTTGAGGTTTTCAGTATCCCAAGGAATACTGTATAAAGTAATGAGACTGGTTTAAAGTAACATGCCAGAACTTACGCATCCAGTATGGGTTAACCTTTAAATTGGATAGTTCTTGTTATTCCAAAGTACTATTCCAGTAGTGCTACTGattctcaaaatatttggaaTACTCTTAGAATCCCCATATAATAAACCATAAAAGAACACCCTCTATTACTCTTATTCACATCTCATTCTGACTATTTGATTATTCACTAGACTTAGAATTGAATAATTTTTGGCTTTCCAAAATTAACCCTCAAAGTTGAAATTGATTCTATTAAGCCTATTCAGAAAAAAAACTATTTGGATTCTGATGAAAACACAATAGCACACTGAAAAGGgataacaattattattttatgattgatggatttaaaaaaatcaatcataaaaCCTTCACTCATAGAGGTCCAATTTTGGATCATAAATTGCTTCCCTATAGCGTTCCTTTTCTACCTCCTTGTGGCCCACTTTGACTAACAACATCAAGGTTATCCTACATCTATTTCATTGAGCTATTGGTGAATGAAGCCACCCATCACTTGTCATCTTGGTTTGCAACAGTCCTTTCCattatcctttattttcttatcctccctcctcttcttttttttttttttgacctatAGGTTACCGTTCCTAATTCCCTTGTACTTGAAATTTCAAGAAACCAGAAACAAGTAAATCTGGTTGTGTCTAGGTCCTTGCTCTCTGCTTCAGTTGTGCCTTACCCTCTGTAAGATACTGACTCTGCCTGGGGCCAGTACTACCTTGTATGCAGATATTACATATGAGGGGTACATTGTCAGAGGGAAAATAtgcaggtgtgtgcatgtgtatgtacacacacactcctccCATATGCTTTAGAGAAACACTTGCCTTCTATTCCACTGAAGTGCTCTTTTAGTAGAGCAACATACTGAAATGTCTGTAGATATACAGGCTAATGTCTTTTTATGCATCAGTGTCCAGAATAATGTATACCAGATTACTTAAATCTCAGAATTACTAAACATCTGgcagaaatttcagagaaaagaaatgaatatgtatagaaaaattactATTAGACTGGAGTGAATGTAAAAAAAGACtgttttcttgaaaaaattatcAAGGGTAATTCAGCACATGTATAGAAATAGCTAAGTGGTGTAAGACAATAGAAAAGGCTGTAGATTCTTTGAGGACATAAGTAGAAGTCATTCTTAGTCTACAGTTCTCACTCTTAGCATTAGAATATTATTGATCAGTCTCTATGACATTATTTTGAGCTGTTACTTGAATGATGTGCATTAAAGCTCGTTTATCCTGCAGATCGTTTTTATGCTTTTAATCTGAAATGGACTATTCACCTTTCTTCTCCCATCCTCAGCTTCTTGTTTTAGGACCTTGCATGATAAGATGGTTCTTCCATAACTCTTTGGCCATCCAACATAGTCATAGGAGAGGTATCTTAGGTTTCAAAGATTTTCTTCATGGAGCAAAGTGGCAGTAATAGAGTGTGGTGGTTGATTCCCATGCAAGAGCATTTAGCTTTACTCTTGGTTCTGAGTCTCCAGAtgataatagctgacatttattgatcacttactgtgtgccaaactCTATGTTAAGCATTTCTCATGCTTCTGATAGGTATTATTAGTATatcctccattttatagatgaagaaactaaggcttagagagttGAGTGAGTTGATCAATATTACACAAGTAAGTGATAGAAAAGATTCAAACTTATACAATCTGATTCTAGAGCCTGTACTCCTGACCACTGTGCTATGCTGGCTATAATAAACAGCATAACTCTGGCcagctgtttaaaaatatgtatccCTGGTCATGAGAGGTACTAGGAAAGAGAATGTGCAATACAGTGCAAATCCATTATAATTACTGGAAAATTGGTTGAAAATGCCATTTGGGGTTATAATTATATCTTTGAATGTTGATGCTTTGTAGTGCTAGAAAGCTGaattatgagaataaaatatgtttaaaagagTAACTGGGAGGATAAAGCAGTAATAACTTGAGGATTCAAATACATTTCTCTCTAAACTGCCTAAGGGAAAATAGAATTGTGGAGAGAAATGAAATATCCATGTAccaggccaggcaggtgggcAATTAGGATGACAATAGTAAGTTCATCTATagcataaaatgtgaaaaacctTCAATCTCATTgcccttttctgtttctcttctatCATTTCTGGTTTTTCAAACATGTCATCTATTCAACCCCATTTTCTTATTAATCTCTTCTTAAAACTTCTCCTTACTGGCTTTTATACTCAGCATTCCAATAAAATGTCCTTAGAAGCACCAGGGGATAACTATTAGGCCTTTTTTTAGTTCTTGTCTTTCttgatctcatttatatttcatattattgaaTTCCCCCTGCACTTTAGGAATTCTCTTCTCCTTTGGCTTCTGGGATCTTTTTAGGTCATTTTTCTCCAGTATCCGTCTTTTCTTTATTGGTCTTTTTTCCCCTCCGCTCCACTGAGAATAattttcatgtcttatttttattcactACTTTTTCTATACTCTTACTTATCCATTTGGATTGTTTATACTTCTTTCTGTATATGAATAACCTCATATTTCCTGCCCTGTGGGTCATGTGGGACTTGTGGAATTTTCCACAGGTACATACACAACTTGATATTTGAAAACAGAACTCATCACTGTATCCTCCCAAcccccattttctttttaaataggcATCACTGCTTAACTACTTTACCCTGAAGAGACTCAATGCCCTTCATATTTTTATCCCAGCCTTGGAATTatcttttcattgatttctgccctCTATTCTCCATGTCCAGTTCTTAGTCAATCTTCTTGAGGCTTGGTCTCCCAGTTTTACTATCCCATTATAGCCTTTCATGTAGATCTGTATCATATAAGGCCCAGGTTACAgtaattctttctttccaattttcttgCTCTCAGGATCTCCGTCTTGTATAAAGCTTCTAAGGTGCTCCTCCTCAAACTCCATTTTCATGATGTCTGATTTTCACTCAGTGTAATATAACAGTAAATAATTCTTGTCAGAGCAATGGTGTTCCAAGTTCTCCATTACCTCGCCCTCCATGCTTAATCTGCCTCAGCCTTTATGACTCTCTAGCATATTCACCATGATTCATCACATTCAAACTTTCTACAGCCTTCTACTGTTGTCTTAAAAGCCCTTGCCTCTGTGCCTTTCTCATgctattctttttgcttagattTCTCTCTGGTCCCCGGTCATGTTCAGCACTGCCTTCAAAGCCTAGCTTCCTTATGTCTTCTGAATGAGCTCTCCCTGACTGACTTCACCTCACCCTGAGACCTCCATTATTCTGTGCTGCCTCAGCACTTACCTTTTGGGTTTGTATGTGGTCCACGCACTTACTAATATATTgctttgt encodes the following:
- the ZKSCAN8 gene encoding zinc finger protein with KRAB and SCAN domains 8 is translated as MAEELRKLSASSPPNHAPEEDLVIVKVEEDHGWDQESSLHESNPPGQELFRLRFRQLCYQETLGPREALIQLRALCHQWLRPDLNTKEQILELLVLEQFLTILPEELQTLVKEHQLENGEEVVTLLEDLERQIDILGRPIPARVHGHRVLWEEVIDSESAPEVPSTQRQPAAIQHKSPVSQEPQERALSASQSPTPSQKGSSGDQEMTATLLTAGFQTLEKIEDMAVSLIREEWLLDPSQKDLSRANKPENYRNMFSLGGETRNENRELASKQVISTGIQPHGETAAKCNGDVIRGLEHGEVRDLLGRLERQRGNPTQERRHKCDECGKSFAQSSGLVRHWRIHTGEKPYQCNVCGKAFSYRSALLSHQDIHNKVKRYHCKECGKAFSQNTGLILHQRIHTGEKPYQCNQCGKAFSQSAGLILHQRIHSGERPYECNECGKAFSHSSHLIGHQRIHTGEKPYECDECGKTFRRSSHLIGHQRSHTGEKPYKCNECGRAFSQKSGLIEHQRIHTGERPYKCKECGKAFNGNTGLIQHLRIHTGEKPYQCNECGKAFIQRSSLIRHQRIHSGEKSESIGVYEKLQS